Proteins encoded in a region of the Variovorax sp. PAMC 28711 genome:
- a CDS encoding tripartite tricarboxylate transporter substrate binding protein, translating to MTPSQTYRPLRLIGFAATCLFASSCVMAQAWPSKPIKLVVSYPPGGTVDAVARVIAPRLSERLKQPVVVDNRAGAGGAIGGDAVAKAPGDGYTFLLDASNHAQNPALRSKMPFDTLRDLTPVSLLVKVPNVLVVTPSTSYRSVKDVLAQAKAKPGEINFASSGNGSAQHLAGELFQTMGAVRMTHVAYKGGGPALTDVMAGQVPVFFASLASSLPYIQSDKLRAIAVTGKARSPVLPQLPTVAESGLPGYEVYEWNAIFAPGGTPPAVIERLSTELAAVVQEPAVKSRLEAMGAEVIGSGSAELDRFRRTEIDKWTKLAKDNKISLD from the coding sequence ATGACCCCATCTCAGACTTATCGCCCTCTGCGCCTCATTGGCTTCGCGGCCACGTGCCTGTTTGCATCCAGCTGCGTCATGGCCCAGGCATGGCCCTCCAAGCCGATTAAGCTGGTCGTGAGCTATCCGCCCGGAGGCACGGTCGACGCGGTCGCGCGCGTCATCGCACCTCGATTGTCTGAACGCTTGAAGCAACCCGTGGTGGTGGACAACCGGGCCGGCGCCGGCGGCGCCATTGGCGGCGATGCCGTCGCGAAGGCCCCCGGCGATGGCTACACTTTTCTCCTAGACGCATCCAACCACGCACAGAACCCTGCGCTGCGCAGCAAAATGCCATTCGACACCCTGCGCGACCTGACGCCGGTGTCGCTGCTCGTCAAGGTTCCGAACGTCCTGGTGGTCACGCCATCCACGTCCTATCGAAGCGTGAAGGATGTGCTTGCTCAGGCCAAGGCGAAGCCCGGCGAGATCAATTTCGCATCCTCCGGCAACGGCTCGGCGCAGCACCTCGCCGGCGAGCTGTTCCAGACGATGGGTGCTGTGCGCATGACGCATGTGGCATACAAAGGCGGTGGTCCGGCATTGACCGACGTTATGGCAGGCCAGGTGCCCGTGTTCTTTGCGAGCCTTGCTTCCAGTCTTCCGTACATCCAGAGCGACAAGCTCCGGGCGATCGCAGTGACGGGCAAAGCACGATCGCCGGTGTTGCCACAACTGCCCACCGTGGCGGAATCTGGCTTGCCAGGCTACGAGGTCTATGAATGGAACGCCATCTTCGCGCCTGGTGGCACACCCCCAGCAGTGATAGAACGTCTCTCAACCGAGTTGGCCGCTGTCGTGCAGGAGCCCGCCGTGAAGAGCCGCCTGGAAGCCATGGGTGCCGAAGTGATCGGATCCGGGAGTGCGGAACTGGATCGCTTCCGTCGCACCGAAATTGACAAGTGGACGAAACTCGCAAAAGACAACAAGATCAGCCTTGACTGA